In one window of Methanoculleus chikugoensis DNA:
- a CDS encoding 30S ribosomal protein S24e, producing MDFKITRDLKNELLKRRELEFTLTFDGPTPSRKSIQEKLAALQNKDENLIVLDLERTRFGKMELFGRARIYDDEESKKSTEREYLLKRGEPKAESEA from the coding sequence ATGGACTTCAAAATTACCCGTGATCTGAAGAACGAGTTACTGAAGAGGAGAGAGCTCGAGTTTACTCTCACCTTCGACGGACCGACGCCCTCGCGGAAGAGCATTCAGGAGAAGCTCGCCGCACTGCAGAACAAGGATGAGAACCTCATCGTGCTGGACCTGGAGAGAACCCGGTTCGGGAAGATGGAACTCTTCGGCCGTGCCCGGATCTACGACGACGAGGAGAGCAAGAAGTCGACCGAGCGGGAGTACCTGCTCAAGCGCGGCGAGCCGAAGGCTGAGAGCGAGGCGTAA
- a CDS encoding GTP-dependent dephospho-CoA kinase family protein encodes MLRLPEAYRGLFKRPFGTLYGSIGELLPRLEGRPVYAVGDVVTHNLLATGVVPEIAIIDGYTMRTPCNRSPLLRARWLTVKNPPGTITAELEDAIEEVVGDPPGVIFVDGEEDLAVIPLVLAAPGGAAVLYGQPGEGVVLRLVDTAAKQEAASMLSVFVRE; translated from the coding sequence ATGCTCCGGCTTCCCGAAGCGTACCGGGGTCTCTTCAAGAGACCGTTCGGCACTCTTTACGGGAGCATCGGCGAACTCCTCCCCCGGCTCGAAGGCCGGCCGGTCTACGCCGTCGGCGATGTGGTGACCCATAACCTCCTCGCCACAGGGGTCGTTCCCGAGATCGCCATCATCGACGGCTACACGATGCGCACGCCCTGCAACCGTTCGCCCCTGCTCCGGGCGAGATGGCTGACGGTGAAGAACCCTCCCGGCACGATCACCGCCGAACTTGAGGACGCGATCGAGGAGGTCGTCGGAGATCCTCCGGGGGTGATCTTCGTCGACGGCGAGGAGGATCTTGCGGTCATCCCGCTCGTCCTCGCCGCGCCGGGCGGGGCCGCCGTCCTCTACGGCCAGCCGGGAGAGGGAGTCGTCCTCCGGCTCGTGGACACGGCGGCAAAGCAGGAAGCCGCGTCCATGCTGAGTGTTTTCGTGCGTGAGTGA
- a CDS encoding 30S ribosomal protein S27ae: protein MAAKKQVSAKGKRYECYEVKGDTAVLQKRHCPRCGPGVLMAAHKDRVACGKCGYTEFQK from the coding sequence ATGGCAGCCAAGAAGCAGGTCTCGGCCAAGGGCAAGAGATACGAGTGCTACGAAGTCAAGGGCGATACGGCGGTCCTGCAGAAGCGGCACTGCCCCCGGTGCGGCCCCGGCGTACTGATGGCCGCGCACAAGGACCGGGTAGCCTGCGGCAAGTGCGGCTACACCGAGTTCCAGAAGTAG
- a CDS encoding 50S ribosomal protein L40e translates to MKCNARNAIRATSCRKCGSDELRPKSKERKA, encoded by the coding sequence ATGAAATGCAACGCCCGGAACGCAATCCGCGCGACCAGCTGCCGCAAGTGCGGCTCGGACGAGCTCCGGCCCAAGTCCAAGGAACGGAAGGCGTAA
- a CDS encoding DNA-directed RNA polymerase — MYYKMILEDKVRVPPHRLGEDLEKVILNVLQEQLEGSIAKEIGIFIAVTNILNVGEGELIPGDGAVYYDVRFEAAVLRLGLQEVIEGQVVETTSFGAFVSLGPIDAMLHVSQISDEYINYDEKNGRLICQDSKRSISVGDGVRARIVALSLNEREPRESKIGLTMRQSGLGTTTWLEEELEEEKKGAA, encoded by the coding sequence ATGTACTATAAGATGATACTGGAGGACAAGGTGCGCGTTCCGCCGCACCGCCTCGGGGAAGACCTGGAGAAGGTCATCCTCAACGTGCTGCAGGAGCAGCTGGAAGGCAGCATCGCAAAGGAGATCGGCATCTTCATTGCGGTGACGAATATTCTCAACGTCGGCGAGGGAGAACTGATCCCCGGGGACGGCGCCGTCTACTACGACGTCAGGTTCGAGGCTGCGGTGCTCCGCCTGGGGCTCCAGGAGGTGATCGAGGGGCAGGTGGTCGAGACGACGAGTTTCGGCGCCTTCGTCAGCCTTGGGCCCATCGACGCCATGCTCCACGTGAGCCAGATATCGGACGAATACATCAACTACGACGAGAAGAACGGCAGGCTGATCTGCCAGGACTCGAAGCGCTCGATCTCCGTCGGCGACGGCGTCCGGGCCCGGATCGTTGCGCTCTCGCTGAACGAGCGCGAGCCCAGAGAGAGCAAGATCGGGCTCACCATGCGCCAGTCGGGCCTCGGAACCACGACCTGGCTGGAAGAGGAGCTCGAAGAGGAGAAGAAGGGGGCGGCATAG
- the spt4 gene encoding transcription elongation factor subunit Spt4, translated as MVVRKKVVKVCRECHRVVEGESCVICATSNLSEDWAGYVVIIDPERSEIAKKMNVTMAGRYALKVR; from the coding sequence ATGGTCGTCCGTAAGAAGGTGGTCAAGGTCTGCCGCGAGTGTCACCGGGTCGTCGAGGGGGAGAGCTGCGTGATCTGCGCCACGTCGAACCTGAGCGAGGACTGGGCAGGCTATGTCGTGATCATCGATCCGGAGCGCTCGGAGATCGCAAAGAAGATGAACGTCACCATGGCCGGCAGGTACGCGCTGAAGGTCCGCTGA
- the rdgB gene encoding RdgB/HAM1 family non-canonical purine NTP pyrophosphatase has protein sequence MKVAVVTSNPNKAREVAAYFAGVLTVEHVALECPEFRHADVGEIARGKAEFAYKTLSRPLIVDDTGLFVDALGGFPGPYAAYVHDTIGNAGILKLLEGVEDRNARFETAIAFAREDGIRVFRGVLHGTIVAPRGEEGFGYDPIFEYDGRTLAEIPLAEKSRISHRARALEAFRAWVEREAGGDRTVNMGKNE, from the coding sequence CTGAAGGTCGCGGTGGTGACGAGCAACCCGAACAAGGCGCGGGAGGTGGCGGCCTACTTTGCGGGGGTGCTCACGGTCGAACACGTCGCGCTCGAGTGCCCGGAGTTCCGCCACGCCGACGTGGGGGAGATCGCCCGCGGCAAGGCGGAATTTGCCTATAAAACACTCTCCCGGCCGCTGATCGTCGACGACACCGGGCTCTTCGTCGACGCGCTCGGCGGGTTCCCCGGGCCGTACGCCGCCTACGTCCACGACACCATCGGCAACGCCGGGATCCTGAAACTCCTGGAGGGCGTGGAGGACCGGAACGCCCGGTTCGAGACGGCGATTGCGTTCGCGCGCGAGGACGGCATCCGGGTCTTCCGGGGAGTCCTCCACGGGACGATCGTCGCCCCCCGGGGGGAGGAAGGGTTCGGCTACGACCCGATCTTCGAGTACGACGGGCGGACGCTCGCCGAGATCCCGCTTGCCGAGAAGAGCAGGATCTCTCACCGGGCACGCGCGCTCGAGGCGTTCCGCGCCTGGGTGGAGCGGGAGGCCGGAGGCGACAGAACTGTTAATATGGGCAAGAACGAATAG
- a CDS encoding PIN domain-containing protein yields the protein MRVLLDTNALLMPAQFGIDLYDGLMALFGDFEPVTLEEVMGELSGLARGRGRDAAAARVGLAMARCSTVVPSGSSAEHVDDRVIEYARREGCTVVTNDRQLRNALLREGIDVVSMRRGRTLELMRG from the coding sequence GTGAGGGTTCTCCTCGACACGAACGCCCTGCTGATGCCGGCCCAGTTCGGGATCGACCTGTATGACGGGCTTATGGCACTCTTCGGGGACTTCGAACCGGTAACGCTCGAAGAGGTGATGGGTGAACTCTCGGGGCTCGCCCGGGGCCGGGGCCGCGATGCGGCCGCCGCCCGTGTGGGCCTTGCAATGGCCCGGTGCTCGACGGTCGTCCCGAGCGGGAGTTCCGCGGAGCATGTGGACGACCGGGTGATCGAGTATGCCCGACGGGAAGGATGCACCGTGGTGACGAATGATCGCCAGCTCCGGAACGCTCTCCTCCGCGAGGGGATCGACGTTGTTTCGATGCGGAGAGGGAGAACACTGGAGCTGATGAGGGGATAA
- a CDS encoding bifunctional N(6)-L-threonylcarbamoyladenine synthase/serine/threonine protein kinase produces the protein MPDMTPDDGLVLGLEGTAWNLSAALFGDDLIALHSAPYVPPKGGIHPREAAQHHASAMKEVVSRVLTEPERIRAVAFSQGPGLGPSLRTVATAARALSIALGVPLVGVNHCVAHVEIGRWATGFSDPIVLYASGANTQVLGYLNGRYRIFGETLDIGLGNGLDKFARSHDLPHPGGPAIERLAREGEYIELPYTVKGMDLAFSGLVSAAQESSAPLEDVCFGLQETAFAMCVEVTERALAHAGKDEVLLVGGVGANGRLQEMLRVMCEERGAAFAVPERTFLGDNGAMIAYTGKVMLEHGVTLPLEESQIRPGYRADEVEVAWRTEPGEVFSIGPHEGGVARGAEAVVEIGDADVIKCRPSKRYRYPGLDRRLIAERTRAEARLIATARRAGVPTPVIRDVTADTIVMERVKGEVLKYVTAPETIRLAGEAVGRLHGTGIVHGDLTTSNMIVRDGQCVLIDFGLASTSSEVESRGVDLHVFFQTLESTTENFEELKAAFVEGYAGAFPEADEVLAREHEVELRGRYL, from the coding sequence ATGCCGGATATGACGCCCGACGACGGGCTGGTGCTGGGGCTTGAAGGAACCGCGTGGAACCTTAGTGCCGCCCTCTTCGGGGACGACCTGATTGCCCTCCATTCGGCGCCGTACGTACCGCCGAAAGGCGGGATCCACCCGCGAGAGGCCGCGCAGCATCACGCCTCGGCGATGAAGGAGGTCGTCTCCCGGGTCCTCACGGAGCCGGAGCGGATCCGGGCGGTCGCCTTCTCCCAGGGGCCCGGCCTCGGGCCGTCGCTCCGGACGGTGGCGACCGCCGCGCGCGCCCTCTCGATCGCCCTCGGCGTTCCGCTCGTCGGCGTCAACCACTGCGTGGCGCACGTCGAGATCGGGAGGTGGGCGACCGGGTTTTCGGATCCGATCGTCCTGTACGCGAGCGGCGCGAACACGCAGGTGCTCGGTTATCTGAACGGCCGTTACCGGATATTCGGGGAGACGCTGGATATCGGGCTCGGGAACGGGCTCGACAAGTTCGCCCGGAGCCACGATCTCCCGCACCCGGGCGGGCCCGCCATCGAGAGGCTTGCGCGGGAGGGTGAGTACATCGAACTCCCCTATACGGTGAAGGGGATGGATCTCGCCTTCTCGGGGCTCGTCAGCGCCGCCCAGGAGAGCAGCGCGCCGCTCGAAGACGTCTGCTTCGGCCTGCAGGAGACCGCGTTCGCGATGTGCGTCGAGGTGACGGAGCGCGCGCTCGCCCACGCGGGCAAGGACGAGGTGCTGCTGGTCGGCGGGGTCGGCGCGAACGGGCGGCTGCAGGAGATGCTCCGGGTGATGTGCGAGGAGCGGGGGGCGGCGTTCGCCGTTCCCGAACGGACGTTCCTCGGCGACAACGGCGCGATGATCGCCTATACGGGGAAGGTCATGCTGGAGCACGGGGTCACGCTCCCCCTTGAAGAGTCACAGATCCGTCCCGGCTACCGGGCGGACGAGGTGGAGGTCGCCTGGCGGACGGAGCCCGGCGAAGTCTTCTCTATCGGGCCGCACGAGGGCGGCGTCGCCCGGGGTGCGGAGGCAGTCGTGGAGATCGGCGACGCGGATGTGATCAAGTGCCGGCCGAGCAAGCGCTACCGCTACCCGGGCCTCGACCGGCGGCTGATCGCGGAGCGGACGCGGGCGGAAGCGCGCCTGATCGCGACGGCGCGGCGGGCGGGCGTCCCGACCCCGGTGATCCGCGACGTCACCGCGGACACGATCGTGATGGAGCGGGTCAAGGGCGAGGTGCTGAAGTACGTCACCGCTCCGGAGACGATCCGGCTCGCGGGCGAGGCGGTCGGGAGGCTGCACGGGACGGGGATCGTCCACGGCGACCTGACGACGAGCAACATGATCGTCCGCGACGGCCAGTGCGTCTTAATCGACTTCGGGCTTGCGTCGACGTCGTCCGAGGTCGAGAGCCGCGGGGTCGATCTCCACGTCTTCTTCCAGACGCTCGAGAGCACGACGGAGAACTTCGAGGAGTTGAAGGCGGCGTTCGTGGAGGGCTACGCGGGCGCCTTCCCGGAGGCGGACGAGGTCCTCGCTCGGGAGCACGAGGTGGAACTGCGGGGGCGGTACCTCTGA